The following are encoded in a window of Rosa chinensis cultivar Old Blush chromosome 4, RchiOBHm-V2, whole genome shotgun sequence genomic DNA:
- the LOC112199804 gene encoding tyrosine--tRNA ligase 1, cytoplasmic produces MANLAIVDNNNVNVKTSSTSNSSTTILSRLHLLGYGLKTALPKLKPLKIIVPRRIKASAISSNSAATKFTVTSCLPLQCFRFGLKAPEPDQTVDNGSLATALESDSGHVVQPFTSTKSTIPTCLSLPLQSLGHFQESLKTELLSKPSTSNVTRKEEEEVLSKRPNVAEDLILKAGNKVLKEGSKGQRYLWNLARQHFIHRKLNNTILMNIHNTYRMVRSVGEDCSEEKELKTLIANKPEPICFKRFQPSGLMHIAEGIMEMMNVNKLTNAGCRVKILIADQLARMNKKLGGDMEKIETVGLYMIEVWKAMGMNLKDGEVEILWSSKEVGSRVNEYLDLVSDITDKNSLARLKRCWKLMDRTDEVVYLNASQISTLAMQCADIFFLQADICQFGMDKREVNILAREYCDEIQRKNKPIVLSHHILPGLKEGQGKMSKKIPDSAIFMNDNEAEVNRKIKEAFCPEKVVEGNPCLEYIKYLIFPWFNGLAVEQIEQDGGVMTFKSFEDLIVHYQCGILQPDDLKVALSKAINKILQPVRNHFEDNDTAKQLLQSVLSYEVSG; encoded by the exons ATGGCAAACCTAGCAATAGTAGACAACAACAATGTCAATGTCAAGACCTCATCAACATCAAACTCAAGTACTACTATCCTCAGCCGGTTACATCTACTTGGTTATGGACTTAAAACAGCTTTGCCGAAGCTTAAGCCCCTGAAAATTATTGTGCCGAGAAGAATAAAAGCCTCAGCAATATCATCAAATTCAGCTGCAACCAAGTTCACTGTCACCAGCTGCTTACCTCTCCAATGTTTCAGGTTCGGACTCAAAGCACCAGAGCCGGATCAAACTGTTGACAATGGATCGCTTGCAACCGCTCTCGAGTCTGATTCGGGCCATGTGGTCCAACCCTTCACCTCAACCAAGTCCACAATCCCCACCTGTTTATCTCTCCCTCTCCAAAGTTTGGGACATTTTCAGGAAAGCTTAAAAACAGAGCTATTATCTAAGCCAAGCACGAGTAATGTaactagaaaagaagaagaagaagtgttaTCAAAGCGGCCTAATGTGGCAGAAGATTTGATATTAAAAGCAGGCAACAAAGTACTCAAGGAAGGCTCAAAGGGCCAAAGATACTTGTGGAATCTTGCACGACAACACTTCATTCATCGCAAACTCAATAATACTATCCT AATGAATATACATAACACGTACCGGATGGTGAGAAGTGTGGGAGAGGATTGCAGTGAAGAAAAAGAGCTCAAGACTTTGATAGCTAATAAGCCTGAACCTATCTGCTTCAAGCGCTTTCAACCCTCCGGCCTAATGCACATTGCTGAG GGAATTATGGAGATGATGAATGTGAACAAGCTGACTAACGCCGGCTGCAGAGTTAAAATCTTGATTGCAGATCAGTTAGCACGCATGAACAAGAAGTTGGGGGGTGACATGGAGAAGATAGAGACTGTCGGACTATATATGATTGAGGTATGGAAGGCAATGGGGATGAATCTCAAAGATGGCGAAGTAGAGATTTTATGGTCTTCAAAGGAGGTTGGCTCGAGAGTAAATGAGTATTTGGATCTTGTGTCAGATATAACTGACAAAAATAGTCTTGCAAGGTTAAAGAG GTGCTGGAAACTAATGGATCGAACTGATGAAGTAGTCTATTTAAATGCGTCCCAAATTTCTACCTTAGCCATGCAATGTGCAGATATATTTTTCCTACAG GCTGACATCTGCCAGTTTGGAATGGATAAGCGGGAAGTGAACATTCTTGCAAGAGAGTACTGTGATGAAATCCAGAGGAAGAACAAGCCTATTGTCTTGTCACACC ATATATTACCCGGTTTGAAGGAAGGGCAGGGGAAAATGTCAAAGAAGATTCCCGATTCTGCCATATTCATGAACGATAATGAG GCTGAAGTAAATCGGAAGATAAAGGAAGCTTTCTGCCCTGAAAAGGTTGTTGAAGGGAATCCATGTTTGGAGTACATTAAGTACCTCATTTTCCCTTGGTTTAATGGATTGGCTGTGGAGCAAATTGAACAGGATGGTGGAGTTAT gaccttcaaaaGCTTTGAAGATTTGATTGTTCATTATCAATGTGGTATTCTACAACCAGATGACCTTAAAGTGGCCTTATCCAAAGCCATTAACAAAATATTGCAG CCCGTAAGAAACCACTTTGAGGATAATGATACAGCTAAACAGCTTTTACAAAGTGTTTTG AGCTATGAAGTCTCCGGTTGA
- the LOC112199803 gene encoding FK506-binding protein 5-like, which produces MATTITLNPPSTTVVDHQIPNSTVLYRLRLLGSELSKALPKHLKIKVPKRKRKQASASASLGVEDKLTSSPAKTEDKKEEEIIQIQSPTSLNSTKSTDPSCLPLRNILVLKRKQASPKGQALEGKLPSSEEEATQIQPAMPSSATKMTILSSFKLKNVFVLKRKQTLPSKELEEKLPSSEEEEKEQKPLSSSTTEEKEEQKLPSSEEEQQKPPSSEEEEQQKPPSSSEEQEQEQQKPPSSSTTEEQEQQKPPSSKTEEQKPPSSTSEEDPSNSTKMTLRNCLPLKNIRVPKRKQALPSEGLEEKLHASSEEEKLPSSTEEDAIQTQPLKPSKSTKLTISSCFPVKNILPKRKQALSSEGLEKLPSSEETIQRAPSSSEPAPTGNDKLLALQ; this is translated from the coding sequence ATGGCGACCACCATAACCCTCAACCCACCATCAACCACCGTGGTAGACCACCAGATTCCCAACTCAACTGTCCTCTACAGGTTACGTCTTCTGGGCTCTGAACTCAGCAAGGCCTTACCAAAGCACCTGAAGATTAAGGTGccgaagagaaagagaaaacaagCCTCAGCCTCAGCATCTTTAGGAGTGGAAGACAAACTGACATCGTCTCCAGCGAAGacagaagataaaaaagaagaagagatcaTCCAAATCCAATCACCCACCTCATTAAACTCAACAAAGTCCACTGACCCCAGCTGCTTACCTCTGAGGAATATTCTTgtactaaaaagaaaacaagcttCACCAAAAGGGCAAGCACTAGAGGGGAAACTGccttcttctgaagaagaagcaacTCAAATCCAACCTGCAATGCCATCAAGCGCAACCAAGATGACTATCCTCAGCAGTTTTAAGCTCAAGAATGTTTTTGTactgaaaagaaaacaaactttaCCATCAAAAGAACTCGAGGAGAAACTCCCTtcttcagaggaggaggagaaggagcaGAAGCCGCTTTCTTCTTCTACAACagaggagaaggaggagcaGAAACTGCCTTCTTCAGAGGAGGAGCAGCAGAAGCCACCTtcttcagaggaggaggagcagcaGAAGCCGCCTTCTTCTTCAGAGGAGCAGGAACAGGAGCAACAGAAaccaccttcttcttctacaaCAGAGGAGCAGGAGCAGCAGAAACCGCCTTCTTCTAAAACAGAGGAGCAGAAACCACCTTCCTCTACTTCAGAAGAAGACCCATCAAACTCAACTAAGATGACTCTCCGCAACTGCTTACCCCTAAAGAATATTCGTgtacccaaaagaaaacaagctTTACCATCAGAAGGACTCGAGGAGAAACTGCATGCTTCTTCAGAGGAGGAGAAACTGCCTTCTTCTACAGAAGAAGATGCCATCCAAACCCAACCCCTCAAACCATCAAAATCAACTAAGTTGACTATCTCCAGCTGCTTCCCCGTCAAGAATATTCTACCTAAAAGAAAACAAGCTTTATCATCAGAAGGACTTGAGAAACTGCCTTCTTCAGAAGAAACCATTCAGAGAGCACCTTCATCATCAGAGCCAGCTCCAACTGGCAATGACAAACTTTTGGCCCTCCAGTAA